A window of the Nitrosococcus wardiae genome harbors these coding sequences:
- a CDS encoding acetyl-CoA C-acyltransferase translates to MNPNDIVIVAARRTPVGGFLGQLSPLSAPALGTAVLEAVLADSGVEAARISEVLMGCVLPAGIGQAPARQAALGAGVPPAVGCTTINKVCGSGMKTIMLGHDLCLAGSAELVLAGGMESMSNAPYLLPKARQGYRFGHQQVLDHMFLDGLENARDGQRMGYFAELCADRYGFTREQQDAYAAESVRRAVAALDNGGLTAEIVPLMVPGRREAQRVHEDEQPRRSDISKIPTMKPAFREGGTVTAANASSISDGAAAVLLMKRATATVLGITPLARIVAHASHAQAPEKFTTAPIGAIKKLQDKLGWSEADLYEINEAFAVVTLAAMEELGLDHAKVNVNGGACAVGHPIGASGARLVVTLLHALRQQDLQRGIAALCIGGGEATALALEAE, encoded by the coding sequence ATGAACCCAAATGATATTGTGATTGTTGCCGCTAGACGAACGCCGGTGGGCGGTTTTCTCGGCCAACTTTCCCCCCTGTCGGCGCCGGCATTAGGCACGGCGGTATTAGAAGCGGTCCTGGCTGACAGTGGCGTGGAAGCTGCCCGCATTAGCGAGGTGTTGATGGGCTGCGTGCTCCCGGCGGGCATCGGTCAGGCGCCGGCGCGGCAAGCGGCCCTTGGCGCTGGAGTTCCCCCGGCGGTGGGGTGCACCACCATTAATAAGGTCTGTGGCTCGGGCATGAAGACCATCATGCTGGGGCATGACCTCTGCCTGGCAGGTTCGGCTGAGTTGGTGTTAGCCGGTGGGATGGAGTCCATGAGTAATGCCCCTTACCTGCTGCCCAAAGCACGTCAGGGGTATCGTTTTGGACATCAGCAGGTGCTTGACCATATGTTTCTGGATGGTCTGGAAAATGCCCGAGACGGCCAGCGCATGGGCTATTTTGCTGAACTCTGCGCGGATCGTTATGGCTTTACTCGGGAGCAGCAGGATGCCTATGCGGCGGAGTCGGTCCGGCGTGCCGTGGCAGCCCTGGATAATGGCGGCTTGACGGCTGAAATCGTGCCGCTGATGGTTCCGGGGCGGCGGGAAGCACAACGGGTGCATGAAGATGAGCAACCTCGCCGGAGCGACATTTCCAAGATCCCGACCATGAAGCCTGCTTTTCGCGAAGGAGGAACGGTTACCGCGGCCAATGCCTCTTCCATTTCCGATGGAGCAGCTGCCGTGCTGCTGATGAAACGGGCTACCGCCACTGTCTTGGGGATTACCCCTCTAGCACGGATTGTAGCCCATGCAAGCCATGCTCAGGCGCCGGAGAAGTTTACTACGGCCCCGATTGGGGCAATCAAAAAGCTCCAGGATAAACTTGGGTGGTCGGAGGCGGATCTCTATGAAATCAATGAGGCCTTCGCCGTGGTGACCTTGGCCGCCATGGAGGAGTTGGGTCTGGACCATGCTAAGGTGAATGTGAATGGTGGCGCCTGCGCGGTAGGCCATCCCATTGGTGCTAGCGGAGCACGGTTGGTGGTGACCCTACTCCATGCCCTACGCCAGCAGGACCTTCAGCGGGGGATTGCTGCCCTTTGTATCGGCGGGGGTGAAGCCACTGCTCTGGCCCTGGAAGCTGAATGA
- a CDS encoding enoyl-CoA hydratase-related protein yields MMKQELLRVETDERGVCTLTLNAPARHNALDGEMVNLLLQRLQAIAKDETIRVLVLTGQGDTFSSGADLHWMRAMGLEEEETNRQEARQLAALMHVLNRLPKPTIARINGSAYGGAIGLVVCCDIAIATVSAEFAFKEIQLGLAPAIIAPYVVAAIGPRQARRFLLNGETIYGMLAFQMGLVHQVEDREELDGAVEAQVSRLLKAGPLALVECKRLLSRLEPGGESLREYTAELLARLRSSPEGQEGMAAFLEKRLPRWRD; encoded by the coding sequence ATGATGAAACAAGAACTGCTTCGAGTAGAAACCGATGAGCGTGGTGTATGTACGCTCACCCTTAATGCTCCGGCTCGGCATAATGCCCTGGACGGAGAAATGGTCAATCTTTTACTCCAGCGGCTCCAAGCCATAGCTAAAGATGAAACTATCCGGGTATTGGTGTTGACCGGCCAAGGGGACACTTTCTCCAGTGGGGCCGATCTTCATTGGATGCGAGCCATGGGTTTGGAGGAAGAAGAAACCAACCGCCAAGAGGCACGGCAGCTGGCTGCTTTGATGCATGTCCTGAACCGCCTGCCCAAACCCACTATTGCCCGGATTAATGGCTCTGCTTACGGGGGAGCTATCGGGTTAGTCGTCTGTTGCGATATTGCCATCGCCACTGTTAGCGCCGAATTTGCTTTCAAGGAGATTCAGCTTGGTTTGGCCCCAGCGATCATTGCTCCCTATGTGGTTGCGGCCATCGGTCCTCGTCAGGCGCGGCGTTTTCTTTTGAACGGTGAAACCATCTACGGCATGCTTGCCTTCCAGATGGGCTTAGTGCATCAGGTGGAGGATAGGGAGGAATTGGATGGTGCGGTGGAAGCCCAGGTAAGCCGACTCCTTAAGGCAGGACCGCTGGCTCTGGTCGAATGCAAACGATTGCTGTCCCGTCTCGAGCCAGGGGGAGAGAGCTTACGGGAATATACCGCGGAGTTGCTCGCCCGCCTGCGGAGTTCTCCGGAGGGGCAGGAAGGTATGGCTGCTTTTTTAGAAAAACGCCTACCCCGCTGGCGGGATTAA
- a CDS encoding carboxyl transferase domain-containing protein gives MAIIETKVDRSSPEFAKNDTHLRSLVKDLQAHLERVAEGGSGAARERHLKRGKLLPRERIGALLDPGSPFLELSALAAYGMYETALPGAGLITGIGQIQGREVMVIANDATVKGGTYYPMTVKKHLRAQEIAAENHLPCLYLVDSGGAYLPMQDQVFPDRDHFGRIFYNQAQMSAQGIPQIAVVMGSCTAGGAYVPAMADETIIVKNQGTIFLGGPPLVRVATGDQVDAEELGGGDVHCRTSGVGDYLVANDSEAMAKARSMIAQLYRDQTRSFYPGAVVEPRYPPEEIYGLIPRDPRYQYHVHEVVARLVDGSDFHEFKALYGKSLVCGFARIRGYQVGILANNGILFSQSALKGTHFIQLCTQRHIPLVFLQNIAGFMVGKQYEHGGIAKDGAKMVHAVACAKVPKFTVIIGGSFGAGNYAMCGRAYGPRLLWMWPNARISVMGGDTAAEVLGIIKAESLQARGESWSEAQQKNFKADIREQYEIQGHPYFATARLWDDGVVDPAETRTVLGLALQAASHAPIEETHYGVFRM, from the coding sequence ATGGCCATTATCGAGACTAAGGTCGATCGGTCCTCACCGGAGTTTGCCAAAAACGATACCCATCTGCGGTCTTTGGTAAAGGATCTCCAGGCTCATCTAGAGCGGGTAGCAGAAGGGGGGTCAGGTGCTGCCCGGGAAAGGCACTTAAAGCGGGGTAAGTTGCTTCCGCGGGAGCGGATCGGGGCGCTTTTGGACCCAGGCAGCCCCTTTCTTGAGTTATCCGCTTTGGCCGCCTATGGGATGTATGAAACAGCGCTCCCTGGCGCCGGCCTCATTACCGGCATTGGTCAGATCCAGGGTCGGGAAGTGATGGTGATCGCCAATGATGCCACGGTCAAAGGGGGGACCTATTATCCCATGACGGTGAAAAAGCATCTGCGGGCCCAGGAAATCGCCGCTGAGAACCATTTGCCCTGTCTCTATTTGGTGGATTCGGGCGGCGCTTACCTTCCCATGCAGGATCAGGTCTTTCCGGACCGGGACCATTTTGGCCGAATCTTTTATAACCAAGCCCAGATGTCCGCCCAAGGCATTCCCCAGATTGCTGTGGTGATGGGCTCTTGCACTGCCGGTGGCGCCTATGTACCGGCCATGGCCGACGAGACGATTATTGTCAAAAACCAGGGCACCATTTTTCTCGGTGGCCCGCCATTGGTCCGGGTCGCCACGGGCGATCAAGTGGATGCGGAAGAACTGGGAGGTGGAGATGTCCACTGTCGAACCTCAGGCGTAGGCGATTATTTGGTGGCCAATGATTCCGAAGCCATGGCCAAAGCGCGGAGTATGATTGCCCAGCTCTATCGAGATCAAACCCGCTCTTTTTACCCAGGAGCAGTGGTAGAACCCCGTTACCCGCCGGAAGAGATTTATGGCCTCATTCCCCGGGACCCCCGTTATCAATACCATGTTCATGAAGTGGTTGCTCGCCTAGTGGATGGTTCTGATTTCCATGAATTCAAAGCTCTCTATGGCAAGTCTCTGGTTTGCGGGTTTGCCCGGATTCGGGGTTATCAGGTGGGGATCTTGGCCAATAATGGGATTTTGTTCTCCCAGTCCGCCCTCAAGGGGACCCATTTTATTCAGCTGTGTACCCAACGGCACATTCCCCTAGTTTTTCTGCAAAACATCGCCGGGTTTATGGTGGGCAAGCAGTACGAGCATGGGGGCATTGCTAAGGATGGAGCCAAAATGGTGCATGCGGTCGCCTGTGCCAAGGTGCCCAAATTTACAGTGATCATAGGCGGCTCCTTCGGTGCCGGTAACTATGCCATGTGTGGTCGGGCTTATGGGCCTCGCCTGCTTTGGATGTGGCCCAATGCCCGGATTTCAGTCATGGGCGGAGATACGGCGGCAGAAGTGCTGGGGATCATTAAGGCCGAGAGTCTCCAAGCCCGGGGAGAGTCTTGGAGCGAGGCTCAACAAAAGAACTTTAAGGCGGACATCCGGGAACAGTACGAGATTCAGGGCCATCCGTATTTTGCTACTGCTCGGCTTTGGGACGATGGTGTTGTCGATCCGGCTGAGACGCGAACAGTGTTGGGGCTAGCGCTCCAGGCAGCTTCCCACGCGCCCATAGAAGAAACCCATTATGGGGTGTTCCGCATGTAG
- a CDS encoding hydroxymethylglutaryl-CoA lyase, translating into MNAFPSQVKMVEVGPRDGLQNEPGRVKTATKIEFIHQLSGTGLPVIEATSFVSPRWVPQLADAEAVYTGLQRQPGVRYPALVPNRAGLERALAAGVADIAVFTGVTDTFCQKNIHCSVAESLERYQPVITEARERQLGVRAYLSCVLGCPYEGAVSTRQVARLARQLAELGADEISLGDTIGVGTPLQAQRMLATVAEQVPLERLAVHFHDTYGQALANIFACLELGIAVIDSAVAGLGGCPYAKGATGNVATEEVIYMLQGMGIETGVDLERLIGVGRHICQALGRENQSRVGRAGLGRLKQVV; encoded by the coding sequence ATGAACGCTTTTCCCAGCCAAGTCAAAATGGTCGAAGTGGGTCCCCGCGACGGCCTGCAAAACGAACCAGGCAGGGTGAAGACGGCTACTAAAATTGAGTTTATTCATCAATTATCCGGGACGGGATTGCCCGTCATCGAGGCGACCAGCTTTGTCAGTCCCCGTTGGGTGCCCCAACTGGCTGACGCTGAGGCAGTCTATACTGGCCTTCAACGCCAGCCGGGAGTGCGCTATCCAGCGCTGGTGCCTAATCGGGCTGGATTGGAACGGGCGCTTGCTGCGGGAGTCGCGGATATTGCCGTGTTTACGGGGGTAACAGATACTTTTTGCCAAAAGAACATCCATTGTTCCGTAGCCGAATCCCTAGAACGTTATCAACCGGTGATTACCGAGGCTCGGGAGAGACAGTTAGGGGTACGGGCTTATCTCTCCTGTGTTCTGGGTTGTCCCTACGAGGGTGCGGTGTCGACCCGCCAGGTAGCCCGCTTGGCTCGACAGTTGGCCGAGCTGGGAGCTGATGAGATCAGTCTAGGGGATACTATTGGGGTGGGGACTCCCTTACAGGCTCAGCGGATGCTAGCGACGGTGGCGGAACAGGTTCCCCTAGAGCGGTTAGCGGTGCATTTCCATGACACCTACGGCCAGGCGTTGGCCAATATTTTTGCCTGCCTAGAGTTGGGGATCGCCGTCATCGACAGTGCCGTAGCGGGCTTAGGCGGGTGTCCTTATGCCAAAGGAGCCACGGGCAATGTGGCCACGGAGGAAGTGATCTATATGCTGCAAGGAATGGGCATTGAAACGGGGGTCGATCTGGAAAGACTTATCGGGGTGGGCCGCCATATTTGCCAAGCGCTGGGGCGTGAGAATCAAAGCCGGGTGGGGCGCGCGGGGCTGGGCCGCTTGAAGCAGGTGGTTTGA